AGTATTACGGGGGCGGTAGTTAATGCCTACAATGCCGTAAAATTGGCCGAAGAATCTAGCCTAAAATAAGTACGCTTCTTTTGTGTATGAATAGAAAAAAAACATTTGATAGGCAAGAAGCGAATAAAGGTTTGTCAAAAAGTATTTTCATAAAATGAATGAACAGCCAAATCGCTAATTGATGGGGAGAGTACCAGATTTTTAATCATTCAATTAGCTATTTACTCACTTACTTATATTTTTGAGGGGAATTGTCATTTTCCAGTTTATCTTGTAATTTTCGGAAAAGCGTGGCCAAGTCAGACACATCAAGGCTACAACAAACTAGTGCAGAAAGGAAAAAATCATGTCGATTGTTAGCAATAATATCAAATATCTTCGTCGTCTCAATGGCTTAACCCAAGAGCAATTTGCTCGCCGTATCGGAATAAAGCGTTCGTTATTAGGAGCTTATGAAGAGGCCAGGGCAAATCCCAACCTTGAGAACCTAAAAATGATAGCACAGGTATTTGGTACGTCGGTTGATGCTTTGATTAAAACAGATATTCGTAAAATACGAGAAACACCGGGTTTGGCAGGTAGTAATACCGCTACCAATCCTTACAAGCAAGTGGTAGTAGAAACGCAACCAATATCGGTAGGAAATTTGATTTCAACTATTGTTCCTAATACCAATCAAGGCTTGTCTTATTCGGCACCACCACCACCTGCCACACCTCGTCCCGAACCTCAAGCTGTTATTGCGACGGTTGTAGATAAATATTTTAGAACCGAGAACCAAATCAATTTGGTATCACAACGGATTGTCCCTAAAAAATACAATTTTACTGAAGGCAACCGTGATATTCCTAAGCCAGCCGCAGTGGGGGCTAGCAAGCCTATTACGCCTACCAATACTTCCGTAATAGCTACTACAACGCAAGGGAATATTCCTATGGTAAATCAAAATCGTATCAATGACTATCTTGTTAATTGCCAAAAGGCTGATTTTGTCAACAACCTACCAAAGATTGCTATGCCCAACCTTAGGGGCGACAAACACCGAGCTTTTGAAACAGGCAATGATTTTCCACTCAAAAAAGCAGTGGTAATAGGTAGTCAAATCACAGATTGGTCGGTTATTAAAGATGGAAGTTATTATATTTTGGTATCGGCTCAGCATGGCATTATTTACCGCCGTGTTTATAGCCAAGCCAAAATCAAAGGCACATTATTGTTAAGTTCCGACAATCCTAGTATTACTAGCTTTGAGATAGCCCTAAAAGAAATACTCGAAATATGGGACTGTCAGGCATATTTGAGCTATGAAATGCCCGAACCGCAGGTTTCGTTAGAGCGTATCAAAACCATGGTAAATGAACTGAAAATAGAATTAGATAGAATATAGTCCTCCAAAGAACAGCAGTTAAAAATTGGGTATTTTCCTCTTAGCTGGTGAATATATTGGCCAACTAAGAGGAAAAACAACTCACCCATTATACCAGATTTACTATTAGTTTGCATGAAAAATACCTTATTGTTTTGGTCGAAACTCCTTCATAATAGCTTGGTTACAAACTAAATAAGGGCCTTCGATAAGGTCGATACAGTATGGTACAGCAGGAAATACTGCATCCAAGCACTGACGAATCGCCTTGGGTTTTCCGGGTAAGTTAATGATTAAAGATTGCCCACGAATACCTGCTGTCTGGCGAGATAAA
The DNA window shown above is from Flectobacillus major DSM 103 and carries:
- a CDS encoding helix-turn-helix domain-containing protein, which encodes MSIVSNNIKYLRRLNGLTQEQFARRIGIKRSLLGAYEEARANPNLENLKMIAQVFGTSVDALIKTDIRKIRETPGLAGSNTATNPYKQVVVETQPISVGNLISTIVPNTNQGLSYSAPPPPATPRPEPQAVIATVVDKYFRTENQINLVSQRIVPKKYNFTEGNRDIPKPAAVGASKPITPTNTSVIATTTQGNIPMVNQNRINDYLVNCQKADFVNNLPKIAMPNLRGDKHRAFETGNDFPLKKAVVIGSQITDWSVIKDGSYYILVSAQHGIIYRRVYSQAKIKGTLLLSSDNPSITSFEIALKEILEIWDCQAYLSYEMPEPQVSLERIKTMVNELKIELDRI